Below is a genomic region from uncultured Fibrobacter sp..
AAAGATGCAGGTGAAGGAAGGCGTCGATTTCTCCGCTTACGAAAGCGAAATCAAGGACGCTGCTGACAGCTGCCCGGCCGGCGTGATCAAGTACGAATAATTTAAAACGTCCGTACAACGAACAGAACCCCGAGGTTGTATCCAACCTCGGGGTTCGTTTTTTTAGAATGATTTTTCGAACTTAGTTTATCGCTAGAACGCAAGCGCTAAA
It encodes:
- a CDS encoding ferredoxin, yielding MAITKVWLDESSDECVSCGACEATCDAVFSVPEKMQVKEGVDFSAYESEIKDAADSCPAGVIKYE